The proteins below are encoded in one region of Doryrhamphus excisus isolate RoL2022-K1 chromosome 4, RoL_Dexc_1.0, whole genome shotgun sequence:
- the LOC131127731 gene encoding UDP-glucuronosyltransferase 2A1-like has product MTPGLRVLLGALLLLSAAAAGVEGGRILVWYTEGSHWINMKPVLETLVDRGHHVTVLVPSASLFMNASDESRFHYEPFNVTFELEAMKTFMKEFLAFSIYEMDHMNVFQIYMKFLALMKVDMEYTLQYLDGVLKSDVIMGKLKEGNYDLLLSDPIYPGSDLVAEILDVPLIYSLRFSIVHNMERHCGQMPAPPSFVPGAMSKLTDKMNFFERMWNFGFYAINDMVVNLALWKELDRYYTEFKGKPTSACESASRADIWLMRTYWDFDYPRPFLPNFKFVGGIHCRPAKALPEDMEEFVQSSGEDGIVVFTLGSFIQNITTEKANMIAAGLAQIPQKVLWRYSGEKPATLAPNTRLYDWIPQNDLLGHPKTRAFVTHGGTNGIYEAIYHGVPMVGIPLFADQPDNMVHMKAKGAAVVVALNFMTSEDLSNAIGTVINDKSYKENAMRLSRIHHDRPMSPLDEAVFWIEFTMRHKGAKHLRVQAHKLTWYQYHSLDVVGFLLVVVLLVALLVIKTCKFCVRRCCRRKKPIKKRKAE; this is encoded by the exons ATGACGCCGGGTTTGCGTGTCTTGCTCGGTGCCCTGCTGCTGCTCTCCGCGGCGGCGGCGGGCGTCGAAGGAGGGCGAATTTTGGTGTGGTACACCGAGGGCAGCCACTGGATTAACATGAAACCCGTACTGGAGACGCTGGTGGACCGGGGACACCACGTTACCGTCTTGGTCCCGAGTGCTTCGCTCTTCATGAACGCCAGCGACGAGTCCCGCTTCCACTACGAACCCTTCAATGTCACCTTCGAGCTGGAGGCCATGAAGACGTTCATGAAGGAATTCCTGGCTTTCTCCATTTACGAGATGGACCACATGAACGTCTTTCAGATTTACATGAAGTTCTTGGCCTTGATGAAAGTGGACATGGAGTATACTTTGCAGTATCTGGACGGCGTGTTGAAATCAGACGTCATCATGGGAAAGCTGAAGGAGGGCAACTATGACCTTCTCCTGTCTGACCCCATCTACCCGGGAAGTGACCTGGTGGCTGAGATTCTGGACGTCCCCCTCATCTACTCCCTGCGCTTCTCGATCGTTCATAACATGGAGCGGCACTGCGGTCAGATGCCCGCCCCGCCCTCTTTCGTGCCGGGCGCCATGAGCAAGCTAACTGACAAGATGAACTTCTTCGAGAGGATGTGGAACTTTGGCTTCTACGCCATCAACGACATGGTGGTAAACCTAGCGCTGTGGAAAGAACTGGATCGATACTACACAGAGTTCAAAG GCAAGCCCACGAGTGCCTGCGAGTCAGCAAGCAGGGCGGACATCTGGCTGATGAGGACGTACTGGGATTTTGACTATCCTCGTCCTTTCCTACCCAACTTCAAGTTTGTTGGTGGAATCCACTGCCGACCGGCGAAGGCCTTACCTGAG GATATGGAAGAGTTTGTGCAGAGTTCAGGCGAAGACGGCATCGTGGTCTTCACTTTGGGATCCTTCATCCAGAACATAACCACAGAGAAGGCCAACATGATCGCCGCTGGCCTTGCTCAGATTCCCCAGAAG GTGCTTTGGCGGTACAGCGGAGAAAAGCCAGCCACTTTGGCCCCCAACACAAGACTATACGACTGGATCCCTCAGAACGACCTGCTGG GTCACCCCAAGACTCGGGCCTTCGTCACCCATGGGGGAACCAACGGCATCTATGAGGCCATCTACCACGGGGTCCCCATGGTGGGCATACCCTTGTTTGCCGACCAGCCGGACAACATGGTGCACATGAAGGCAAAGGGCGCCGCCGTCGTCGTGGCACTGAACTTCATGACGTCTGAGGACCTCAGCAACGCCATCGGGACTGTCATCAACGACAAGTC GTACAAGGAGAACGCCATGCGGCTGTCCAGGATCCACCACGACAGACCCATGAGTCCCCTGGACGAGGCAGTTTTCTGGATCGAGTTCACCATGAGACACAAAGGCGCCAAGCACTTAAGGGTCCAGGCACACAAGCTCACCTGGTACCAGTACCACAGCCTGGATGTGGTGGGATTCTTACTCGTGGTCGTCCTCCTCGTCGCACTCCTAGTCATCAAGACTTGCAAGTTTTGTGTCAGAAGATGCTGCCGCCGGAAGAAGccgataaaaaaaagaaaagctgaGTAG